The Lutibacter sp. Hel_I_33_5 genome has a window encoding:
- a CDS encoding sodium-translocating pyrophosphatase — protein sequence MESMMIWMPIALAILGLIYMWIKQSWVMKQDAGDGKMKEISDHIYEGALAFLSAEYKLLSIFVIIVSIALAVVSFIVPTTHWLIVIAFIFGAVFSAFAGNIGMKIATKTNVRTTQAARTSLPNALKISFGGGTVMGLGVAGLAVLGLTAFFIFFFHFFMGGEWTNTTDMTIVLETLAGFSLGAESIALFARVGGGIYTKAADVGADLVGKVEAGIPEDDPRNPATIADNVGDNVGDVAGMGADLFGSYVATVLAAMVLGNYVIKDMGGAINDAFGGIGPILLPMAIAGVGIIISIIGTLLVKIKSNDAKEPQVMGALNKGNWTSIILVAISCFGLVTWMLPETMKMEFFGEGLQEISSMRVFYATLVGLVVGGVISAVTEYYTGLGKSPILKIVQQSSTGAGTNIIAGLATGMISTFPSVLLFAGAIWASYAFAGFYGVALAASAMMATTAMQLAIDAFGPIADNAGGIAEMSEQEPIVRERTDILDSVGNTTAATGKGFAIASAALTSLALFAAYVTFTGIDGINIFKAPVLAMLFVGGMVPVVFSALAMNAVGKAAMEMVQEVRRQFRDIPGIMEGTGKPEYDKCVAISTQASLKEMMLPGLLTIGFPLIIAFLPLLFGMEKLAIAEMLGGYMAGVTVSGVLWAIFQNNAGGAWDNAKKSFEAGVEINGEMTFKGSEAHKASVTGDTVGDPFKDTSGPSMNILIKLTCLIGLVIAPILGGHSSEGHASTEVKKEITVKGTDELAKATITTVYIVDGVEKTKEEVIEGTLEEVEVKVNAIKGKDIHGKHHFKLDASKGEKSKMVKVELKKEVHEDHSGHNH from the coding sequence ATGGAATCAATGATGATTTGGATGCCAATTGCATTGGCTATTTTAGGTTTAATTTACATGTGGATTAAACAATCTTGGGTAATGAAACAAGATGCTGGAGATGGTAAAATGAAAGAAATTTCTGACCATATCTACGAAGGAGCTTTAGCTTTTTTAAGTGCAGAATATAAACTACTATCAATATTCGTAATTATAGTAAGTATTGCTTTAGCAGTTGTATCATTTATAGTACCTACAACACACTGGTTAATAGTTATTGCATTTATTTTTGGAGCTGTTTTTTCTGCATTTGCAGGAAACATAGGAATGAAAATTGCAACAAAAACAAATGTTAGAACAACACAAGCTGCAAGAACAAGCTTACCAAATGCTTTAAAAATATCTTTTGGAGGTGGTACAGTAATGGGACTTGGAGTTGCTGGTTTAGCCGTTTTAGGTTTAACAGCATTCTTTATATTCTTTTTTCACTTCTTTATGGGAGGAGAATGGACGAATACAACAGATATGACAATTGTATTAGAAACATTAGCTGGTTTTTCTTTAGGTGCAGAATCAATTGCATTATTCGCAAGAGTTGGTGGAGGTATTTATACCAAAGCCGCTGATGTTGGTGCCGATTTAGTTGGTAAAGTAGAAGCTGGTATTCCAGAAGATGATCCAAGAAACCCTGCTACAATTGCAGATAATGTTGGTGATAATGTTGGTGATGTTGCTGGTATGGGTGCTGATTTATTTGGTTCATACGTTGCAACTGTGTTAGCTGCAATGGTATTAGGAAACTACGTAATAAAAGATATGGGAGGGGCAATAAATGATGCTTTTGGCGGAATTGGTCCTATCTTATTACCTATGGCTATTGCAGGTGTAGGAATTATCATTTCTATTATTGGTACTTTATTAGTAAAAATAAAAAGTAACGACGCAAAAGAGCCACAAGTAATGGGTGCTTTAAATAAAGGAAATTGGACTTCTATTATTTTAGTAGCTATTTCTTGTTTCGGATTAGTAACCTGGATGTTACCAGAAACTATGAAAATGGAATTCTTTGGTGAAGGTTTGCAAGAAATCTCATCTATGAGAGTATTCTATGCAACGTTAGTTGGATTAGTAGTTGGTGGAGTTATCTCTGCTGTAACAGAATATTATACAGGATTAGGGAAATCTCCAATCTTAAAAATTGTTCAACAATCTTCAACTGGAGCAGGAACAAATATTATTGCAGGTTTAGCAACGGGTATGATTTCTACATTTCCATCAGTATTATTATTTGCTGGTGCAATTTGGGCATCGTATGCTTTTGCAGGATTTTACGGAGTTGCTTTAGCAGCTTCAGCAATGATGGCAACTACAGCTATGCAATTAGCAATTGATGCTTTTGGACCTATTGCTGATAATGCAGGAGGTATTGCTGAAATGAGCGAACAAGAACCAATTGTAAGAGAACGTACAGATATTTTAGATTCAGTAGGTAACACAACTGCAGCAACCGGTAAAGGTTTTGCAATTGCATCTGCTGCATTAACTTCGTTAGCACTTTTTGCTGCGTATGTAACATTTACAGGAATTGACGGAATTAACATTTTTAAAGCACCAGTTTTAGCGATGTTATTTGTTGGCGGAATGGTACCTGTGGTATTTTCTGCATTAGCTATGAATGCCGTAGGAAAAGCTGCCATGGAAATGGTACAAGAAGTTAGAAGACAGTTTAGAGATATTCCTGGAATTATGGAAGGAACCGGGAAACCAGAATACGATAAATGTGTGGCAATTTCTACACAAGCTTCTTTAAAAGAAATGATGCTACCAGGTTTATTAACCATTGGTTTTCCATTAATCATTGCTTTTTTACCTTTATTATTTGGAATGGAAAAATTAGCCATCGCAGAAATGCTAGGTGGTTATATGGCTGGTGTTACGGTATCTGGTGTACTTTGGGCAATCTTCCAAAATAACGCAGGTGGAGCTTGGGATAACGCTAAGAAATCTTTTGAAGCTGGAGTTGAAATTAATGGTGAAATGACTTTTAAAGGTTCTGAAGCTCACAAAGCCTCTGTAACTGGAGATACTGTTGGAGATCCTTTTAAAGATACTTCTGGACCATCAATGAATATCTTAATTAAATTAACATGTTTAATTGGTTTAGTAATCGCTCCTATTTTAGGAGGACATAGTTCTGAAGGGCATGCATCAACAGAAGTAAAAAAAGAAATCACTGTTAAAGGGACAGATGAATTAGCAAAAGCAACTATTACTACTGTTTACATTGTAGATGGAGTTGAAAAAACTAAAGAAGAAGTAATTGAAGGAACTTTAGAAGAAGTTGAAGTTAAAGTAAATGCTATTAAAGGTAAAGATATTCATGGAAAGCATCATTTTAAATTAGATGCTTCTAAAGGTGAAAAAAGCAAAATGGTGAAAGTTGAATTAAAAAAAGAAGTTCACGAAGACCATAGTGGACATAACCATTAA
- a CDS encoding NAD(P)/FAD-dependent oxidoreductase, which translates to MIKTAVCIVGSGPSGASTSLMLSKLKIHHYIVDKAEFPRDKTCGDGLILHAYKSLKTLGLLEAFLNDSNFIHSKKINLHINNKLKIQFKETEDRDMVISYGKRIHFDHFLVKELSEEYTTCEFGNAVRKFKEVPEGIIVTLKNGKEILTKVVVGADGIQSIVSKKLGSNIPDRKKTSTFISAYFKNVTDLPINNEAEIRLHYKKMSLFFYLFPLAHNEVNITLGGNTQKILNNDINLKNEILSILENHPKVAHKFKDAEQISSWRGWGIPNNYRNQKICGQRFLLVGDAAGLANSFYKEGVGTGMMSGIICANKIAECLQEDNFSAAFMLSYKKDIKQEFSRLLRFSELTLKLTKFKKLFEFIVSASKSIVEKRAYKMIQKRSY; encoded by the coding sequence ATGATAAAAACAGCTGTATGTATTGTTGGTTCTGGGCCTTCTGGAGCAAGTACATCACTAATGTTATCTAAACTTAAAATACATCATTATATAGTTGATAAAGCAGAATTTCCTAGGGATAAAACCTGTGGTGATGGTTTGATACTTCATGCCTATAAATCGTTAAAAACCTTAGGGTTATTAGAAGCGTTTTTAAATGATTCGAATTTTATACACAGTAAAAAGATAAATTTACACATCAACAATAAATTAAAAATTCAGTTTAAAGAAACTGAAGATCGGGATATGGTTATTTCTTATGGAAAAAGAATTCATTTCGATCATTTTTTAGTGAAAGAATTATCAGAAGAATATACTACTTGCGAATTTGGAAATGCTGTTAGGAAATTTAAAGAAGTTCCTGAAGGAATTATAGTTACGCTTAAAAATGGAAAAGAAATTCTAACAAAAGTTGTTGTAGGAGCTGATGGAATTCAGTCAATTGTTTCAAAAAAGTTAGGATCAAATATTCCAGATAGAAAAAAAACTTCAACTTTTATTAGCGCATATTTTAAAAATGTTACTGATTTACCTATAAATAATGAAGCAGAAATTCGATTGCATTATAAAAAAATGTCTTTGTTTTTCTATCTTTTTCCGTTGGCTCATAATGAGGTTAATATTACATTGGGAGGAAATACGCAGAAGATTTTAAACAATGATATTAATCTAAAAAATGAAATTTTATCGATTTTAGAAAATCATCCAAAAGTAGCTCATAAATTTAAGGATGCTGAGCAAATAAGCTCTTGGCGAGGTTGGGGAATACCGAATAATTATCGAAATCAAAAAATATGTGGTCAACGATTTTTATTAGTCGGTGACGCAGCTGGGTTGGCTAATTCTTTTTATAAAGAAGGTGTTGGTACTGGAATGATGTCTGGTATTATTTGTGCAAATAAAATTGCTGAATGTTTACAAGAAGATAATTTTTCAGCAGCATTTATGTTGTCTTATAAAAAAGACATCAAGCAAGAATTTAGTAGATTACTTAGGTTTAGTGAACTGACACTAAAGCTTACAAAATTTAAAAAATTATTCGAATTTATTGTGAGCGCATCAAAAAGTATAGTTGAAAAAAGAGCTTATAAAATGATTCAAAAAAGAAGTTATTAA